A portion of the Hymenobacter gelipurpurascens genome contains these proteins:
- the ggt gene encoding gamma-glutamyltransferase, with protein sequence MKRIFYPLALVVVAACTTPQTTTTPATPAPLAVPIAAAEPVVTGKAMVVSAHPEASRIGVEILRKGGNAYDAAVAVQFALAVALPVAGNIGGGGFLLYRGADGQEGALDFRETAPAAATRDMYLDKQGNVVPDLSTLGHLAAGVPGTVAGMVELHKKLGKLSWAQVVQPAVDLAAKGFKLTEKEAAGLNRQREIFQKYNPTAPAYVRAQGEWQNGDNIQYYDLARTLERIRDQGRAGFYEGETANLLVAEMQRGKGLITKQDLLAYQPKWRTPLHGEYRGYQVLTFPPPSSGGVALLQMLQMLEPYNLGKAGWHSPQATHWITEAERRVYADRATYLGDPDFGKVPVAQLLDKSYNKQRMATTLPHRATPSAQVTAGPGLPAYESDQTTHYNIVDAQGNAVSCTTTLNGAYGSKVVVKGAGFLLNNEMDDFSSKAGTPNAYGLVGGTANAIQPGKRMLSSMTPAILTKDNKLALVVGTPGGSTIITSVMQAILNTLDYGMNAQQAVAAPRLHHQWLPDQIDVEDEALLLVAQDSLRARGYTLKPRSAWGRVEVIRVLPNGKLEGGADPRGDDSAQGY encoded by the coding sequence ATGAAACGCATTTTCTACCCCTTGGCGCTAGTAGTCGTTGCCGCCTGTACCACCCCTCAAACCACCACTACTCCTGCTACTCCAGCCCCCTTGGCCGTGCCCATTGCGGCCGCCGAGCCAGTAGTAACGGGGAAGGCCATGGTAGTTTCGGCGCACCCGGAGGCCTCCCGGATTGGGGTAGAGATTCTGCGCAAAGGCGGCAATGCTTACGATGCAGCGGTAGCGGTGCAGTTTGCGCTGGCGGTTGCTCTGCCGGTAGCCGGCAATATTGGCGGCGGCGGTTTCCTGCTTTACCGCGGAGCCGATGGGCAGGAAGGCGCGCTTGACTTCCGGGAAACAGCCCCGGCGGCCGCTACCCGCGATATGTACCTCGATAAGCAAGGCAACGTAGTGCCCGACTTGAGCACGCTAGGCCACCTCGCGGCCGGGGTGCCCGGTACGGTGGCCGGCATGGTGGAGCTGCACAAGAAACTGGGTAAGCTCTCGTGGGCGCAGGTGGTACAGCCGGCCGTAGACCTGGCCGCTAAAGGCTTTAAGCTGACGGAGAAAGAAGCCGCCGGCCTCAACCGACAGCGTGAAATTTTCCAGAAGTATAACCCCACCGCTCCTGCTTATGTGCGCGCCCAGGGCGAGTGGCAGAACGGCGACAACATCCAGTACTACGATTTGGCCCGCACCTTGGAGCGCATCCGCGACCAGGGCCGCGCAGGCTTCTATGAGGGCGAAACGGCTAACCTGCTGGTAGCGGAAATGCAGCGCGGCAAAGGCCTTATCACGAAGCAGGACCTACTGGCCTACCAGCCTAAGTGGCGCACGCCTCTGCACGGCGAGTACCGCGGCTACCAGGTGCTCACGTTTCCGCCGCCCAGCTCCGGCGGCGTAGCGCTGCTGCAGATGCTGCAAATGCTGGAACCCTACAACCTGGGCAAAGCCGGCTGGCACTCGCCTCAGGCTACGCACTGGATTACGGAGGCCGAGCGCCGCGTATACGCCGACCGCGCCACCTACCTCGGCGACCCGGATTTTGGCAAAGTACCCGTGGCGCAGCTGCTCGATAAAAGCTACAATAAGCAGCGCATGGCTACCACCCTACCCCACCGCGCCACGCCCAGCGCCCAGGTAACGGCCGGCCCTGGCCTACCGGCCTACGAATCGGACCAGACCACGCACTACAACATTGTAGACGCGCAGGGCAACGCCGTGAGCTGCACCACTACGCTTAATGGCGCTTATGGCAGCAAAGTGGTGGTAAAAGGCGCGGGCTTCCTGCTTAATAATGAGATGGACGACTTCAGCAGCAAGGCCGGCACGCCCAACGCCTATGGCCTAGTGGGCGGCACTGCCAACGCCATTCAGCCGGGCAAGCGCATGCTCTCCTCCATGACGCCGGCCATCCTCACCAAAGACAACAAGCTGGCGCTGGTAGTGGGCACGCCGGGCGGCAGCACCATCATCACCAGCGTGATGCAAGCCATCCTCAACACCCTCGATTATGGCATGAATGCCCAACAAGCCGTGGCCGCGCCGCGCCTGCACCACCAGTGGCTTCCCGACCAGATTGATGTAGAAGATGAGGCGCTGCTGCTAGTGGCCCAGGATTCGTTGCGGGCACGGGGCTACACCCTCAAGCCGCGGAGTGCCTGGGGCCGGGTGGAGGTAATTCGGGTGCTGCCCAACGGCAAGCTGGAGGGCGGCGCCGACCCGCGTGGCGACGACTCAGCGCAAGGGTATTAG
- a CDS encoding YceI family protein, translating to MKTLCLFFVLLGICAFQPAATTYQVNPEASRLAWTGYAEVGTYAPTGTVQLRQGTFGYDGNRLRNGRFEIDMRTIAQEQAQLAEHLRGPDFFDVEHYPTAVFVLIESKNGQALGQFTLKVTTRPVRFPLTITRLPNGQLRIQGTATLDRTQFGVNYNSSSFFQNLGNYAIRNEFLLRFDVVADKQ from the coding sequence ATGAAAACGCTCTGCCTGTTTTTCGTCCTGCTAGGCATATGCGCCTTCCAGCCCGCCGCCACTACCTATCAAGTAAACCCAGAGGCCAGCCGCCTGGCCTGGACCGGGTACGCCGAAGTAGGTACGTATGCCCCAACCGGTACCGTACAGCTCCGCCAGGGCACGTTTGGGTATGATGGCAACCGCCTGCGCAACGGCCGTTTCGAGATAGATATGCGCACCATTGCCCAGGAGCAGGCCCAGCTGGCCGAGCACCTGCGCGGCCCCGATTTTTTCGACGTAGAGCACTACCCCACAGCGGTATTTGTACTCATCGAAAGCAAGAACGGGCAGGCCTTGGGTCAGTTCACGCTCAAAGTCACCACTAGGCCAGTCCGGTTTCCGCTCACTATCACGCGCCTGCCCAACGGCCAGTTGCGCATCCAGGGCACCGCCACCCTCGACCGCACCCAGTTTGGGGTGAACTACAACTCCAGTAGCTTCTTTCAGAACCTGGGCAACTACGCCATCCGTAACGAGTTCCTGCTGCGCTTCGATGTGGTAGCGGATAAACAGTGA
- a CDS encoding helix-turn-helix domain-containing protein, with amino-acid sequence MQIPLTPLVVVLFAVIAQAVFAAGLLWFARHNQLPDRFLALLMLSIALWLLDGFFRVSTIYKQNPGWYFAPIYYSFAFGPLLYFYVRSLTNHAFRLRPRHLWHFVPVLLQGLLYGWLRLQPYDTRNWFWQHVHRPYTYRVEFIGTWVSLVVYVVLSQRLLGQYRRWLPENFSETSQLRLQWLRTLLVLVGIVSLQWVLEVVLREFFNLYYQYDYSTELLGLLVFLIGVVGLRQADMQAVRFEPEPEPADSELTADAPAPIAQGAAEGASGELPAPEANAARPVTLPETDEALAGLAPKAAVDEAVVARIRQALEAEKLYLNPTLTLAELSAHTGLAPRLISFTVNNGFGQSFNDLVNSYRVAEVKRRLRTPDAQRLTLLGIALDSGFNSKTTFNRIFKQFTGYAPRDYPVG; translated from the coding sequence ATGCAGATTCCGCTTACGCCCCTGGTAGTTGTGCTGTTTGCCGTGATTGCGCAGGCAGTGTTTGCGGCGGGCCTGCTCTGGTTTGCGCGCCACAACCAGTTGCCGGACCGGTTTTTGGCGCTGCTCATGCTCAGTATTGCGCTGTGGTTGCTCGATGGGTTTTTCCGCGTCTCGACCATCTATAAGCAGAACCCCGGCTGGTATTTTGCGCCCATTTATTACTCGTTTGCCTTCGGGCCGCTGCTGTATTTCTACGTCCGGAGCCTGACCAACCACGCGTTTCGGCTGCGCCCGCGCCATCTGTGGCATTTTGTGCCGGTGCTGCTACAGGGGCTTCTCTACGGGTGGCTGCGGCTGCAGCCCTACGATACGCGCAATTGGTTCTGGCAGCACGTGCACCGGCCCTACACGTACCGTGTCGAGTTCATCGGGACGTGGGTTTCTTTGGTGGTATATGTGGTGCTAAGCCAGCGCCTGCTAGGCCAGTACCGCCGCTGGCTCCCCGAAAACTTCTCCGAAACCTCCCAGCTGCGGCTGCAATGGCTGCGCACGTTGCTGGTGTTGGTCGGAATTGTGAGCCTGCAATGGGTGCTGGAAGTGGTGCTGCGCGAGTTTTTCAATTTGTATTATCAATATGATTACTCCACTGAGCTGCTAGGCCTGTTGGTGTTCCTGATTGGTGTAGTAGGCCTGCGCCAGGCCGATATGCAGGCCGTGCGGTTTGAGCCCGAGCCTGAGCCGGCGGACTCTGAGCTGACCGCAGACGCGCCAGCGCCCATTGCTCAAGGAGCAGCAGAAGGAGCAAGCGGAGAGCTGCCAGCGCCCGAAGCAAATGCCGCTAGGCCAGTGACATTGCCAGAAACTGACGAAGCACTAGCTGGCTTGGCCCCAAAAGCGGCCGTCGATGAAGCTGTGGTGGCTCGTATCCGGCAGGCGCTGGAAGCGGAGAAGCTGTACCTGAATCCCACGCTCACGCTGGCCGAGCTTTCGGCCCACACGGGCCTTGCACCGCGCCTGATATCCTTCACCGTGAACAACGGGTTCGGGCAGTCCTTCAACGACCTCGTGAACAGCTACCGCGTGGCCGAGGTGAAGCGCCGCCTGCGCACGCCCGATGCCCAGCGCCTGACACTGCTGGGCATTGCGCTGGACAGTGGCTTCAACTCCAAAACCACCTTCAACCGCATCTTCAAGCAGTTTACGGGCTATGCTCCGCGCGATTATCCGGTAGGGTAG
- a CDS encoding AraC family transcriptional regulator, whose translation MKPPGLPVFTLESFPQNRPHRPWYLERLERHVAKFPGISQPHAHDFYLLLYVTQGRGTHTIDLVAYELRPGSLFFMVPGQVHHWQLSEDAQGYVAFFEADFYLFRYPGPRLYQYPFFTAAHSPVLQLGPEDTAIRPLMERMWAEDTTPAPQQDEVFRSYLHICLELAARHYTAPAAAAPDEPRHAQQLLREFGLLLNQHFRTHRSVQHYADLLHVSPNHLNALCRRQLGKTASALIQERVLVEARRLLRHTDATIGQVADALGFEDASYFGRYFRKHTGQTPGEVKG comes from the coding sequence ATGAAACCACCTGGCCTGCCCGTTTTTACCCTGGAGTCGTTTCCGCAGAACCGGCCGCACCGCCCATGGTATCTGGAGCGGCTGGAGCGGCACGTGGCTAAATTTCCCGGCATCAGCCAGCCCCACGCCCACGATTTTTACCTGCTGCTCTACGTCACGCAGGGCCGCGGCACCCACACCATTGATTTGGTGGCCTACGAGCTGCGGCCGGGCAGTCTGTTTTTTATGGTGCCGGGGCAGGTGCACCACTGGCAGCTTTCCGAGGATGCGCAGGGCTACGTGGCGTTTTTCGAGGCCGACTTCTACCTGTTTCGCTACCCCGGACCGCGCCTATACCAGTACCCGTTCTTTACCGCCGCCCATTCGCCGGTGCTGCAGCTTGGCCCCGAGGACACCGCCATTCGGCCTCTTATGGAGCGCATGTGGGCTGAGGATACCACGCCGGCACCACAGCAGGACGAGGTGTTTCGCTCCTACCTACACATCTGCCTGGAGCTGGCCGCCCGCCACTACACCGCGCCAGCTGCCGCCGCGCCCGACGAGCCACGACATGCCCAGCAGCTCCTGCGCGAGTTCGGCCTGCTGCTCAACCAGCACTTCCGTACCCACCGCAGCGTGCAGCATTACGCCGATTTACTGCACGTATCCCCGAACCACCTGAACGCCCTGTGCCGCCGCCAACTGGGTAAAACGGCCAGCGCCCTCATTCAGGAGCGCGTGCTGGTAGAAGCCCGCCGCCTGCTCCGCCACACCGATGCCACCATAGGCCAGGTGGCCGATGCCTTGGGCTTCGAGGATGCCTCCTACTTCGGGCGCTACTTCCGCAAGCACACCGGCCAGACGCCTGGAGAAGTAAAAGGATGA
- a CDS encoding DUF983 domain-containing protein, with the protein MQKTDSTALAMLEQKCPRCHQGPLFCTSAFNLTKFADMPEACPVCGQRYEPEPGFYWGAMYITFAFSTGIMLVVGFLVYHLLNDPDTWVYITAVAFFTVVLAPLSLRYSRTLMLYWFGGVNYEPERANRTGHRSTTSS; encoded by the coding sequence ATGCAAAAAACCGATTCTACCGCTTTGGCCATGTTGGAGCAGAAGTGCCCCCGCTGCCATCAAGGGCCTTTATTCTGTACCAGCGCTTTCAACCTGACCAAGTTTGCCGATATGCCCGAGGCCTGCCCCGTGTGCGGACAGCGCTACGAGCCGGAGCCTGGGTTCTACTGGGGCGCCATGTACATCACGTTTGCCTTCTCCACGGGTATTATGCTGGTGGTAGGCTTTCTGGTGTATCACCTGCTCAATGACCCCGATACGTGGGTGTACATAACTGCCGTAGCCTTCTTTACGGTGGTGCTGGCGCCCCTAAGCCTGCGCTATTCCCGCACGCTCATGCTCTACTGGTTCGGCGGCGTAAACTACGAGCCCGAACGCGCCAACCGTACCGGCCATCGGTCTACCACTTCATCGTAG
- a CDS encoding alpha-amylase family glycosyl hydrolase, whose amino-acid sequence MSSVSLRLLCFGLLTLLAACSPADVNAPCDVPMPKPYTIRHPAWADSASIYEVNIRQYTPEGTFRAFEAHLPRLQKMGVGILWLMPVQPIGELNRKGTLGSQYSIRDYRAVNPEFGNLEDLRHLINEAHKRGMHVILDWVANHTSWDSKLSKEHPEWFTKNKKGQFQPPVSDWQDVIDLDYSKPELRQYMQESMAYWVREAGFDGFRCDVAGLVPTEFWNDTRQKLDKIKPVFMLAEWDELFPPTFLKREDFNPDTKLLEKAFDMTYGLRLHALLDSVANNKKPASALDAYFAAECRRYPAQVYLMYFTTSHDINSWDGSEYERVGTNARPLAVLAALLPGMPMVYSGQEAALKKRLRFFDKDTIDWQDYPLQDFYTRLLQLKKRHPALRNGDACSEFERLPASSDPQVYAFVRRKGETGVVVAANLSRLPHEITMRTLGPGVYRELFSEQVMKLGSGSKVLLPAHSYRVYERLPDLD is encoded by the coding sequence ATGTCAAGTGTTTCTCTCCGACTGCTCTGTTTTGGCCTGCTGACGCTGCTGGCGGCCTGCTCTCCCGCCGACGTCAATGCCCCCTGCGACGTGCCGATGCCCAAGCCCTACACCATCCGCCACCCCGCCTGGGCCGATTCGGCCAGCATCTACGAAGTCAATATCCGCCAGTACACGCCTGAGGGTACGTTTCGGGCCTTTGAGGCCCACCTGCCGCGCCTGCAGAAAATGGGCGTGGGCATTTTGTGGCTGATGCCGGTGCAGCCCATCGGGGAGCTGAACCGCAAAGGCACGCTGGGCAGCCAGTATTCCATCCGGGATTACCGGGCCGTAAACCCTGAGTTTGGCAACTTGGAAGACCTGCGCCACCTCATCAACGAGGCCCACAAGCGCGGCATGCACGTCATTCTCGACTGGGTAGCCAACCACACCAGCTGGGATAGTAAGCTCTCTAAGGAGCACCCCGAGTGGTTTACCAAAAACAAGAAGGGCCAGTTTCAGCCGCCCGTTTCGGATTGGCAGGACGTCATCGACCTCGACTACAGCAAGCCCGAGCTGCGCCAGTACATGCAGGAAAGTATGGCCTACTGGGTGCGCGAGGCCGGTTTCGATGGCTTTCGGTGCGATGTAGCGGGCCTCGTGCCCACCGAGTTCTGGAACGACACGCGCCAGAAGCTCGACAAGATCAAGCCGGTGTTTATGCTGGCCGAATGGGACGAGCTGTTTCCACCTACTTTCCTGAAGCGCGAAGACTTCAACCCCGACACCAAGCTGCTGGAAAAGGCCTTCGACATGACCTATGGCCTGCGTCTACACGCCCTCCTGGATAGCGTGGCCAACAATAAAAAGCCCGCCTCTGCCCTCGATGCCTATTTTGCTGCCGAGTGCCGCCGCTACCCGGCCCAGGTGTACCTGATGTATTTCACCACCTCCCACGACATCAACAGTTGGGATGGCTCGGAGTATGAGCGCGTAGGCACCAACGCCCGGCCGCTGGCCGTGCTAGCCGCCCTGTTGCCGGGCATGCCTATGGTGTACTCGGGCCAGGAAGCAGCCCTGAAAAAACGCCTGCGGTTCTTCGATAAGGACACCATTGATTGGCAGGATTATCCGCTGCAGGATTTCTACACCCGCCTGCTCCAGCTCAAGAAACGCCACCCCGCCCTACGCAACGGCGACGCCTGCAGCGAGTTTGAGCGCCTGCCCGCCAGCTCCGACCCGCAGGTGTACGCTTTCGTGCGCCGTAAGGGAGAAACCGGCGTGGTGGTGGCTGCCAACCTCAGCCGCCTGCCCCACGAAATCACGATGCGCACCCTCGGGCCCGGTGTATACCGGGAGCTGTTCAGCGAGCAGGTAATGAAGCTGGGCTCGGGCTCCAAAGTGCTGCTGCCCGCCCACAGCTACCGCGTGTATGAGCGCCTGCCGGATCTGGATTAG
- a CDS encoding DinB family protein: protein MTELLTAQYDLVRDARSVLLAYCAILAPADFTAPLPAFNHSSIRDLLVHGAATYQHWLVNVALGQSHPYPEEATFPDVAAVGQLYAQTDEFVAEHLQRFRGQWQTAMPLRVPRRSEPVQLTPLALFTHVITHEFHHKGQILSMSRQLGYTPVDTDVVRT from the coding sequence ATGACTGAACTGCTCACCGCTCAGTACGACTTAGTTCGGGATGCCCGCAGCGTGCTACTGGCCTACTGCGCTATCCTTGCTCCCGCCGATTTCACGGCTCCCCTTCCGGCCTTCAACCACAGCAGCATCCGTGATTTATTGGTCCACGGCGCCGCTACTTACCAGCACTGGCTCGTGAACGTGGCGCTAGGCCAGTCCCACCCCTACCCCGAGGAAGCCACATTTCCGGACGTAGCGGCCGTAGGCCAGTTGTACGCACAAACAGATGAATTCGTGGCCGAGCATTTGCAGCGCTTCCGGGGCCAATGGCAGACGGCAATGCCGTTGCGGGTGCCGCGTCGCTCTGAGCCGGTGCAGCTCACGCCGCTGGCCCTTTTCACGCACGTCATCACCCACGAGTTTCACCACAAAGGCCAGATCCTGAGCATGAGCCGGCAACTCGGTTACACGCCCGTAGATACTGATGTAGTGCGCACCTGA
- a CDS encoding alpha-amylase family glycosyl hydrolase: MTYSEVHPNAHLFQVQHPAWAAHASIYEVNIRQYTPEGTFRAFEAHLPRLAAMGITIVWLMPVHPIGQVNRKGTLGSQYAVQDYYGVNPEFGTLDDLRHLVQTAHALGLYVLLDWVANHTSWDNPLAEQHPEWFTKDALGNFVPPVADWQDVIDLDYSHPELRRYMTDALLYWVREADIDGYRCDVAGLVPTDFWDEARQELDQLKPVFMLAEWDELYPSGGLTWEEFDSNTQLLERAFDMTFGLRLHYLLDHIAEDKQPLHDIDVYLAAERAKYPPGVYLMHFTSNHDVNSWDGTEYERLGPNVLPFAVLTCLLPGMPLVYSGQEAALNKRLAFFDKDTIDWQDYPLQDFYTRLLQLKKRHPALHNGQLESRFERLPSAPDVYAFVRHHGTAAVLIAINSSSEPQTLELPQEAAGTYLDVFSDTQLMFVTNDNLTIRAHGWRVLEKL; this comes from the coding sequence GTGACCTATTCCGAAGTACACCCCAACGCGCATCTGTTTCAGGTTCAGCACCCCGCCTGGGCCGCTCACGCCAGCATTTACGAGGTAAATATCCGCCAATACACGCCAGAGGGCACCTTTCGGGCCTTTGAGGCCCACTTGCCGCGGCTGGCCGCCATGGGCATTACCATTGTCTGGCTGATGCCGGTTCACCCCATTGGGCAAGTGAACCGCAAGGGCACACTAGGCAGCCAGTACGCCGTGCAGGATTATTACGGCGTGAACCCCGAGTTTGGGACGCTTGATGATCTGCGCCACCTCGTGCAAACGGCCCACGCGCTAGGCCTCTATGTGCTCCTCGATTGGGTGGCCAACCACACCAGTTGGGACAACCCATTGGCTGAGCAGCACCCTGAGTGGTTCACCAAAGACGCCCTAGGCAATTTCGTGCCGCCCGTCGCCGATTGGCAGGACGTCATCGACCTCGATTACAGCCACCCTGAGCTGCGCCGCTACATGACCGACGCCCTGCTCTACTGGGTGCGCGAGGCCGACATTGACGGCTACCGCTGCGATGTGGCCGGCCTCGTCCCGACTGATTTTTGGGATGAGGCCCGTCAGGAGCTGGATCAGCTGAAGCCCGTATTTATGCTGGCCGAGTGGGACGAGCTGTACCCCTCCGGCGGCCTTACCTGGGAGGAGTTCGATAGCAATACTCAACTGCTGGAGCGGGCGTTTGACATGACGTTCGGCCTGCGCCTGCACTACCTCCTCGACCACATCGCCGAAGACAAGCAGCCCCTCCACGACATTGATGTGTACCTAGCCGCCGAGCGCGCCAAATACCCGCCCGGCGTGTACCTGATGCACTTCACCAGCAACCACGATGTAAACAGCTGGGACGGCACCGAGTATGAGCGCCTGGGCCCCAACGTGCTGCCCTTCGCCGTGCTCACCTGCCTGCTCCCCGGCATGCCGCTGGTGTACTCAGGCCAGGAAGCCGCCCTCAACAAGCGCCTCGCCTTCTTTGATAAGGACACTATTGATTGGCAGGACTATCCGCTTCAGGATTTCTATACGCGCTTGCTTCAGCTCAAGAAACGCCACCCTGCCCTGCACAACGGCCAGCTGGAAAGTCGCTTCGAGCGCCTGCCCTCAGCACCGGATGTTTATGCATTCGTCCGCCATCATGGCACGGCGGCTGTTTTGATAGCCATCAATAGCAGCTCGGAGCCACAGACGCTGGAGCTGCCGCAAGAAGCAGCCGGTACATACCTAGATGTTTTCAGTGACACGCAGTTAATGTTCGTAACGAATGACAACCTCACCATTCGGGCCCACGGCTGGCGGGTGCTGGAGAAACTGTGA
- a CDS encoding N-acyl-D-amino-acid deacylase family protein, with amino-acid sequence MRLSILIYLLLLARLGLAQTPPRADVLIRNGRLYDGTGNAWTTGDVAIRAGQIVAIGHLPADYPAETVLDAKGLAVAPGFIDVHTHIEDDEVQQPTADNFLYDGVTTVVTGNCGSSRLNLGRYFQQLDSLRLSVNTASFVGHGTVRKAVMGRAKRAPTEAELQQMEALVAQAMQEGAVGLSSGLIYVPGTYSRTPEMVRLARVAGQHHGLYATHMRNESDSVTFAIREALQVAREAGLPLEISHLKLGGQQNWGQADKLLGLIEQARQGGQQVTIDQYPYTASSTSLSTLLPDDVQADGRDSLRVRLQRPQVRAAVEADMLRRLKRRGLKHFSYAVVASFPPDTSYQGLSIEEINRRKRPHKARAEVSTILELVLQHDAGMVFHGMSEPDVQQIMRYPQNMVASDASIRVWQQGMPHPRGYGSNARVLGHYVRDLHVLTLEDAIRRMTSLPAQTMGFPDRGLLRPGYAADIVVFDPATVQDRSTFTQPHQYSTGMKYVLVNGRLTVQEGKHTGLRNGHVLYGAGKK; translated from the coding sequence ATGCGCCTTTCCATACTGATTTACCTGTTGCTACTCGCGCGTCTAGGCCTAGCTCAGACGCCGCCGCGCGCCGATGTGCTCATTCGGAACGGGCGGCTCTATGATGGCACCGGCAACGCCTGGACCACCGGCGACGTGGCCATTCGGGCCGGGCAGATTGTGGCTATAGGCCACCTGCCCGCCGACTATCCGGCCGAAACGGTGCTGGATGCCAAAGGCCTGGCCGTGGCGCCGGGCTTTATTGATGTGCACACCCATATCGAAGACGACGAGGTGCAGCAGCCCACTGCCGATAATTTCCTGTATGATGGCGTAACGACGGTGGTAACCGGCAACTGCGGTTCCTCGCGCCTTAATCTGGGCCGGTACTTTCAGCAGCTCGATAGCCTACGCCTCTCCGTGAATACGGCCTCTTTTGTGGGGCACGGCACGGTGCGCAAGGCCGTGATGGGCCGCGCCAAGCGGGCTCCAACCGAGGCCGAGCTGCAACAGATGGAAGCCCTGGTGGCGCAGGCTATGCAGGAGGGCGCCGTAGGTCTGTCGTCGGGGCTGATTTACGTGCCGGGAACGTATTCCCGCACGCCGGAAATGGTGCGCCTGGCCCGCGTGGCAGGGCAGCATCACGGCCTCTACGCCACCCACATGCGCAACGAAAGCGACAGTGTGACCTTTGCCATTCGGGAGGCGCTGCAGGTGGCCCGCGAGGCGGGGCTGCCGCTGGAAATATCGCACCTGAAACTGGGCGGCCAGCAGAACTGGGGCCAGGCCGATAAGCTGCTCGGCCTCATCGAGCAAGCCCGCCAGGGCGGCCAGCAGGTCACCATCGACCAGTATCCGTACACGGCCAGCTCTACCTCGCTCAGCACCCTGCTCCCCGACGATGTGCAGGCCGACGGCCGCGACTCCCTACGCGTGCGGTTGCAGCGCCCGCAAGTGCGCGCCGCCGTGGAGGCCGATATGCTCCGGCGCCTGAAGCGGCGCGGCCTCAAGCACTTCAGCTATGCCGTGGTAGCCAGCTTCCCGCCCGATACCAGCTATCAGGGCCTCAGCATCGAGGAAATTAACCGCCGTAAGCGCCCTCACAAAGCCCGCGCCGAGGTGTCCACCATTCTGGAGCTGGTGCTGCAGCACGATGCCGGCATGGTTTTCCACGGCATGAGTGAGCCCGATGTGCAGCAGATTATGCGTTACCCGCAGAATATGGTGGCTTCTGATGCCAGCATTAGGGTGTGGCAGCAGGGCATGCCGCACCCGAGGGGCTACGGCTCCAATGCCCGGGTGCTAGGCCACTACGTGCGTGATTTGCACGTGCTCACCCTCGAAGACGCCATCCGGCGCATGACCAGCCTGCCCGCCCAAACCATGGGCTTCCCGGACCGCGGACTGTTGCGCCCCGGCTACGCCGCCGACATCGTGGTCTTCGACCCCGCCACCGTCCAGGACCGCTCCACGTTCACGCAGCCCCACCAGTATTCTACGGGCATGAAATACGTGCTCGTCAACGGCCGCCTCACGGTGCAGGAGGGCAAGCATACTGGCCTACGCAACGGGCACGTGCTGTACGGCGCGGGCAAAAAGTAA
- the blaOXA gene encoding class D beta-lactamase, with protein sequence MLRIYLLLLSLGSVLLLGATSAPTVTERNFQAHFDQYGVTGSILLYEEATGRYVAYNQARCRQGFLPASTFKIPNTLIGLQTGALPDTATICKWDGVKRDFPQWNQDMTYAQALRVSCVPCYQQLARQVGVQPYQQWLPKLAYGRMDVAPQNVDTFWLDGNSRITQFEQVAFLRRLHAEKLPVALRHQRAVKRILQLKKTPEYTLYGKTGWRFRSATNPDNGWFVGWLDRADGRTIYFALNIEPPTGQPANDQFISARRALTEAVLRELKWL encoded by the coding sequence ATGCTACGAATCTACCTTTTGCTCCTGAGCCTGGGGAGCGTTCTGCTGTTGGGAGCCACCTCTGCGCCCACCGTTACGGAGCGAAACTTCCAGGCGCACTTCGACCAATACGGCGTGACAGGCTCCATCTTGCTGTACGAGGAGGCCACCGGCCGCTATGTGGCCTACAACCAGGCGCGTTGCCGCCAGGGGTTTTTGCCTGCTTCTACCTTCAAAATTCCCAACACGCTCATTGGCCTGCAAACCGGTGCCCTGCCCGATACGGCCACCATTTGCAAGTGGGACGGCGTAAAGCGCGACTTTCCGCAGTGGAATCAGGACATGACCTATGCCCAGGCCCTGCGCGTGTCGTGCGTACCTTGTTACCAGCAGCTGGCCCGCCAGGTAGGGGTGCAGCCGTACCAGCAGTGGCTCCCAAAACTGGCCTACGGTCGCATGGACGTTGCGCCCCAGAACGTGGACACGTTTTGGCTCGATGGCAATTCGCGCATCACGCAGTTTGAGCAGGTAGCGTTTCTGCGCCGCCTGCACGCCGAAAAGCTGCCCGTGGCACTCCGGCATCAGCGGGCCGTAAAGCGGATTCTGCAACTGAAGAAAACGCCGGAGTATACCCTCTATGGCAAAACTGGCTGGCGTTTCCGCTCCGCCACCAACCCCGATAACGGCTGGTTCGTGGGCTGGCTTGATCGCGCCGATGGTCGCACCATTTACTTCGCCCTGAACATCGAGCCCCCGACAGGGCAGCCCGCCAACGACCAGTTCATTAGTGCCCGCCGCGCCCTGACCGAGGCGGTGCTGCGGGAGCTGAAGTGGCTGTAG